One genomic segment of Hordeum vulgare subsp. vulgare chromosome 2H, MorexV3_pseudomolecules_assembly, whole genome shotgun sequence includes these proteins:
- the LOC123426159 gene encoding uncharacterized protein LOC123426159: MVPKLVAPGASSDASSTGNEIPRPRLPPTCVPRAPLHPSLPSSSSAVPCRARPKLARAAAAQHLRPTSPLAVPASSCWSRRAAPSADEELTRGLPCTSPPRNDLAPRSSSLGQEHLVVLNLAAVGDQH; encoded by the exons atggtgcccaagctcGTGGCTCCCGGAGCTTCGTCGGACGCCTCCAGCACCGGGAACGAGATCCCTCGCCCGCGCCTGCCTCCAACGTGTGTTCCACGAGCtcccctgcacccgagcctccccTCGAGCAGTTCTGCAGTCCCCTGTCGAGCTCGCCCCAAGCTCGcccgcgccgccgctgcccaGCACCTGAGACCAACCTCTCCTCTGGCCGTGCCTGCGAGCAGCTGCTGGAgccgccgcgccgccccgtcAGCCGACGAG GAGCTCACCCGTGGCCTCCCCTGCACGTCGCCGCCCCGGAATGACCTAGCCCCGAGGTCCTCGTCGCTGGGCCAGGAGCACCTTGTCGTCCTAAACCTCGCCGCCGTCGGGGACCAGCACTGA
- the LOC123426160 gene encoding uncharacterized protein LOC123426160 translates to MVPKLVAPGASSDASSTGNEIPRPLLPPTCVPRAPLHPSLPSSSSAVPCRARPKLARAAAAQHLRPTSPLAVPASSCWSRRAAPSADEELTRGLPCTSPPRNDLAPRSSSLGQEHLVVLNLAAVGDQH, encoded by the exons atggtgcccaagctcGTGGCTCCCGGAGCTTCGTCGGACGCCTCCAGCACCGGGAACGAGATCCCTCGCCCGCTCCTGCCTCCAACGTGTGTTCCACGAGCtcccctgcacccgagcctccccTCGAGCAGTTCTGCAGTCCCCTGTCGAGCTCGCCCCAAGCTCGcccgcgccgccgctgcccaGCACCTGAGACCAACCTCTCCTCTGGCCGTGCCTGCGAGCAGCTGCTGGAgccgccgcgccgccccgtcAGCCGACGAG GAGCTCACCCGTGGCCTCCCCTGCACGTCGCCGCCCCGGAATGACCTAGCCCCGAGGTCCTCGTCGCTGGGCCAGGAGCACCTTGTCGTCCTAAACCTCGCCGCCGTCGGGGACCAGCACTGA